One Candidatus Sulfurimonas baltica DNA segment encodes these proteins:
- a CDS encoding DUF6088 family protein, whose translation MTQPITTRVQSKISSLSNGVVFASNSFRFLDANQNSVEKELSKLNADGVIKRFRKGIYYKPQKSSLFGDVLPNPSAIAQAIAKLNDAHIVPDGSMALNMLGLSDQVPMKYIYLNDKLHKSEFVGNTEIVFKRINAKKLTTSNKRVGLVLSAIDYLGKDAFDDKDLVKDFASKLKVSDVKDLDMASRYYPLWVKTRVSEIINEIH comes from the coding sequence ATGACACAACCCATTACGACTAGAGTACAATCTAAAATATCATCCCTATCTAATGGTGTTGTCTTTGCTTCTAATAGTTTTAGATTTCTAGATGCTAATCAAAATAGTGTTGAGAAAGAATTAAGTAAGTTAAATGCTGATGGTGTGATTAAACGATTTAGAAAAGGGATATATTACAAGCCACAGAAGAGTTCCCTCTTTGGAGATGTATTACCTAACCCCTCTGCTATCGCACAAGCTATCGCTAAACTAAATGATGCTCACATAGTTCCAGATGGTTCGATGGCTTTAAATATGTTGGGTTTATCAGATCAAGTACCTATGAAGTATATATATCTCAATGATAAACTACATAAAAGTGAGTTTGTTGGAAATACCGAGATAGTATTTAAAAGAATAAATGCTAAAAAACTAACTACATCTAATAAAAGAGTAGGTCTTGTTTTAAGCGCAATTGACTACCTCGGTAAAGATGCTTTTGATGATAAGGACTTAGTAAAAGACTTTGCCAGTAAACTAAAGGTTTCAGATGTCAAGGATTTAGATATGGCTTCGAGATACTATCCATTGTGGGTAAAAACTAGAGTGAGTGAGATTATAAATGAAATACATTAA
- a CDS encoding mechanosensitive ion channel family protein → MKFIIFFLVIFTQVCYAIDVHPVNFIEIISFSKIFWTILFLIISYIFITLLTKIIEFFAEKSSRLRISIKGVVPILRIGLWIAVITIVIKVIYNPPIEMLMTAMASVAIAIGFATQDLLKNIFGGIMLLFDRPFKVGDKIKVGDNYGEVITINLQTTRIVTPDDSIVIIPNMELMNSRISNSNSGELYCQVVAKIALPVDADMQKVRKTAIEAAQVSKYIYLNKPITVLFTNEINEHKIFLEMKLKAYVMDIRYEFLFKSDMTEVVIKELINQGLLNNNEIKELNFTKSM, encoded by the coding sequence ATGAAATTTATAATATTTTTTCTAGTTATTTTTACCCAGGTTTGTTATGCGATAGACGTTCATCCAGTGAACTTTATTGAAATCATTTCCTTTTCTAAAATTTTTTGGACTATTCTCTTTCTTATAATAAGTTACATTTTTATAACTCTACTTACAAAGATAATTGAGTTTTTTGCAGAAAAAAGTTCTCGTCTTAGAATAAGCATAAAAGGGGTTGTCCCAATACTCCGAATCGGGCTTTGGATAGCCGTTATAACTATTGTCATAAAAGTTATATATAATCCACCTATAGAGATGTTAATGACTGCTATGGCATCAGTGGCCATAGCCATAGGTTTTGCTACACAAGATTTGTTAAAAAATATATTTGGCGGGATTATGCTTCTTTTTGATCGCCCGTTTAAAGTGGGAGACAAGATAAAAGTGGGAGATAATTATGGTGAAGTAATAACAATCAACCTTCAAACAACTCGTATTGTAACTCCTGATGATTCAATTGTCATAATTCCTAACATGGAGCTTATGAACTCTCGTATTTCTAATAGTAACTCCGGTGAGCTCTATTGCCAAGTAGTCGCCAAAATAGCACTTCCTGTTGATGCGGATATGCAAAAAGTCCGTAAAACTGCCATCGAAGCGGCACAAGTTTCAAAATATATTTATCTTAACAAACCGATTACGGTACTTTTTACAAATGAAATCAACGAACATAAAATTTTTTTAGAGATGAAACTAAAAGCTTATGTAATGGACATCCGTTATGAGTTTTTGTTTAAGAGCGATATGACGGAGGTTGTTATAAAAGAACTTATAAATCAAGGTCTCTTAAACAATAATGAGATTAAAGAATTAAATTTTACAAAAAGTATGTAA
- a CDS encoding tyrosine-type recombinase/integrase, whose translation MAIDKKSYNKTNDAGIKIHNDGVRFWFDFSVEGKRYSRLWSSSKSHSPKDRLKTARRELDRIKDEIIHDNTLSADVNATVRDYWEKVKIVKGWNDILIRNYDYYFEKHLLKLAKLKLRDVKAAQFTSLNVSLKDFAPATRKKAYEILKPLFDLAVEDDLIVKSPIKKSHIPVRKQLEEKKIVTDAVNKYKKIHETIHQLFGSDDLVVISDTKSIQCNENPHHRALFLFGFYGRRLQEVLTLQWEDINFETNEYLVRGSNSKVNTDMTFALARDVRDALLEFVDTRGDVFMIKHTKDHYPKIRFISGIEEFTFHWMRNLSVSALSAMGASLGDLTALLGHNDSSTLKKYLSLQRETATRNTNDISAKLLGTK comes from the coding sequence ATGGCAATAGATAAAAAATCTTATAATAAAACTAATGATGCTGGTATTAAAATCCATAATGATGGAGTTAGGTTTTGGTTTGATTTTTCTGTAGAGGGAAAACGATATAGTCGATTATGGAGTAGTAGTAAATCTCATTCTCCTAAAGACCGATTAAAAACAGCAAGAAGAGAACTTGATAGAATCAAAGATGAAATTATTCATGATAATACTCTCTCGGCAGATGTTAATGCAACAGTAAGAGATTATTGGGAAAAAGTGAAAATTGTAAAAGGGTGGAATGATATTCTTATCCGTAATTACGATTACTATTTTGAAAAGCATTTATTAAAACTTGCGAAACTAAAACTACGAGATGTTAAAGCTGCTCAGTTTACCTCTTTAAATGTATCGCTAAAGGATTTCGCACCAGCAACAAGAAAAAAAGCATATGAAATTTTAAAACCACTATTTGATTTAGCGGTTGAAGATGACTTAATCGTTAAGAGTCCTATTAAAAAAAGTCATATACCTGTTCGCAAGCAACTTGAAGAAAAAAAGATTGTTACAGATGCTGTAAACAAATATAAGAAAATACATGAGACTATACATCAATTATTTGGCTCAGATGATCTCGTAGTTATTAGTGATACGAAGAGCATACAATGTAATGAGAATCCACATCATAGAGCATTATTTTTGTTCGGATTTTATGGGCGTAGATTACAAGAGGTTTTAACTTTACAATGGGAAGATATAAACTTTGAGACTAATGAGTACTTAGTACGAGGAAGTAACTCAAAAGTAAATACCGATATGACATTTGCTTTAGCAAGAGATGTCAGAGATGCACTACTTGAGTTTGTGGACACGAGAGGAGATGTTTTTATGATTAAGCATACTAAAGACCATTACCCTAAAATAAGATTTATATCAGGAATAGAAGAATTCACTTTTCACTGGATGAGAAATTTATCTGTGAGTGCATTAAGTGCGATGGGTGCGAGTCTTGGAGACTTAACAGCACTACTTGGACATAATGATAGTTCAACACTTAAAAAGTATTTATCATTACAAAGAGAGACTGCTACAAGAAATACAAATGACATATCAGCAAAATTATTAGGTACTAAGTAA
- a CDS encoding replication-relaxation family protein: MYLKDKHIEAMKHIATYKFLTSSQLVKLGLNKHRGDVTNNLKQLTDQKRPLIDKITFPVDPEKGKLESIYYLTSRGVKFLIEDLDYPEDQIKATKSKPTSTQTYFHRKSTIDFHICLREWLNCNDGSVVFLNYDFDKVGNNRSKDRIQHLKAINSLELDNGVSFIPDAITKFKVAERDYLFLFEQHNGKSSKRLIEQLCLHAIAISEGIASQKYNFERSNRVVVVCEFETLKNIVTYKMKQMKIFDNLHNFFIFKTNDEMKNYFFSDWSLISGQKVDFI, encoded by the coding sequence ATGTATTTAAAAGATAAACACATAGAAGCGATGAAACATATAGCTACATATAAATTTTTAACCTCTTCACAGCTTGTTAAATTAGGACTAAATAAACATAGAGGGGATGTGACAAATAATCTTAAGCAGCTCACAGACCAAAAGCGACCTTTAATCGATAAAATCACATTTCCGGTAGACCCTGAAAAGGGTAAGCTGGAATCTATTTATTACTTAACTAGCAGGGGTGTCAAGTTTTTGATTGAAGACTTAGATTACCCAGAGGATCAAATTAAAGCAACGAAAAGTAAGCCGACATCAACTCAAACTTATTTTCATAGAAAGAGCACCATTGATTTTCATATATGTTTAAGAGAATGGCTGAATTGTAATGATGGTAGCGTTGTTTTTTTAAACTATGATTTTGATAAAGTTGGAAATAACAGGAGTAAAGATAGAATCCAACACTTAAAGGCTATTAATAGTCTTGAATTAGATAATGGTGTGTCTTTCATTCCTGATGCTATTACTAAGTTTAAGGTAGCTGAGAGGGATTATCTCTTTTTATTCGAGCAACACAATGGAAAATCATCAAAAAGGCTTATAGAGCAGTTGTGTCTACATGCTATAGCAATTTCAGAGGGAATAGCATCTCAAAAGTATAACTTTGAAAGATCTAACCGGGTGGTAGTAGTCTGTGAGTTTGAAACTCTTAAAAATATAGTTACTTACAAGATGAAACAAATGAAAATATTCGATAATTTGCATAATTTTTTTATTTTTAAAACTAATGATGAAATGAAGAATTATTTCTTTAGTGATTGGAGCTTAATTAGCGGTCAGAAGGTTGATTTTATTTAA
- a CDS encoding type IV secretory system conjugative DNA transfer family protein: MSFVESQKKILESIGLQVEENNLITDTKNIIKTSVQCNQKSFFLNSGHIPLRNEFLLLNLTSKKKDCSAHLIKKHISAVLSSKIDVVFSYLIKFASNPELHNENNQELNQLVLSLHEIDNSSAEDIVNQNMTETWSKLYGVIKNKASQDILIKMDAELKHTIVDDSKTIESYNNIYNVKNEEVDYIRMDLFTEVSFPLYRLLKVVNDNKLLGVTLSKKEIEILKTIYRFIFEGIDKTNSFRFPKKTLWKDNRTKNHKPIIVNSTPVAHPIMLMKTFVKLANKIDCLLDKLSVVDESIKQEMFNLAITEEMLDKFEKDNMLSLDFEHSSNLTNEIRRAKAIDIEVINKNLNDKSSPIKVVPLDMDTAATKEVKGKGRRPRKANFISMIQPSILSSIRSNLSSLTLDPTDSNFDILIPPEELLKHTHVSGASGVGKTELVKSLVNSKIKKGDSSVVVFDPHGDFALEIAKGIQDKKRLILINPFMHKDKIPTIDPFKTTTKDEELIALKSQELLSAFEIGLGIEWSINMTAVLIPCISTILREDHLGIFDLQRFMDPNNNADLIKLGKKSPVKGHRIFFKSSFNMDKYEVTKDAIGTKLQVFLNDEKFANLISGENKIDVEKEINTPGQILIFQTSKAKMKNTMSLYNRLMMATIQGIILKREKLSPHLRPQTFLYLDEFQHYIGVTIEEILTDSRKYGCSVTLIHQSISQLDSKLKSIILSCTNIKLIGKNSYENLRILSKEIQVDVKEMENLNVGEFFLKVGSIPAVKIMHTTKFLGNKNAISSKKWKKHLKYLTKHYYRPIEDESLQTMNNAEFKQTLETEVLVDESSLVPFIDEF, from the coding sequence ATGAGTTTTGTAGAGTCACAAAAAAAGATTTTAGAATCAATAGGTCTTCAGGTAGAAGAGAACAATTTAATTACAGACACTAAAAATATTATAAAGACCTCGGTACAATGTAATCAAAAATCATTCTTTCTAAATAGTGGTCATATACCACTAAGAAATGAGTTCTTATTATTAAATCTTACTAGTAAGAAGAAAGATTGTAGTGCTCACTTGATTAAAAAGCATATTTCAGCAGTTCTTTCATCAAAAATAGATGTAGTGTTTTCGTATTTGATAAAATTTGCTTCTAACCCAGAGCTGCATAACGAGAATAATCAAGAGTTAAATCAACTTGTACTCAGCTTACATGAAATTGATAACTCAAGTGCAGAAGATATTGTGAATCAAAATATGACGGAGACATGGTCTAAGTTGTATGGCGTTATTAAAAATAAAGCAAGCCAAGATATTTTGATAAAAATGGATGCAGAACTTAAGCATACTATAGTTGATGATAGTAAGACTATCGAATCTTATAACAACATATATAATGTTAAAAATGAAGAGGTAGACTATATACGGATGGATCTATTTACAGAAGTTTCATTTCCATTGTATAGGTTGTTAAAAGTAGTAAACGATAATAAATTGCTTGGAGTGACGTTATCTAAAAAAGAGATAGAAATTCTAAAAACTATCTATAGATTTATATTTGAAGGTATTGATAAAACAAATAGCTTTAGATTTCCAAAGAAAACATTGTGGAAGGATAATAGAACTAAAAATCATAAGCCTATAATTGTTAATAGTACACCAGTAGCACATCCTATAATGCTAATGAAAACATTTGTTAAATTAGCAAATAAAATTGATTGCCTACTGGATAAGCTATCGGTTGTAGATGAGTCTATTAAACAAGAAATGTTCAATCTAGCTATTACTGAAGAGATGCTTGATAAGTTTGAAAAAGACAATATGCTCTCTCTTGATTTTGAGCATAGTTCAAATTTAACAAATGAGATTAGACGTGCTAAAGCTATAGATATTGAAGTAATAAATAAGAACTTGAATGATAAAAGTAGTCCAATTAAAGTTGTTCCATTAGATATGGACACAGCAGCAACTAAAGAAGTGAAAGGGAAGGGAAGGAGACCTAGAAAGGCAAATTTTATATCTATGATACAACCTTCTATCTTAAGCTCTATAAGGTCTAATCTTAGTAGTCTAACTTTGGATCCAACAGATAGTAACTTTGATATATTGATTCCACCGGAAGAGTTATTAAAACATACTCATGTCTCAGGAGCTTCTGGCGTCGGTAAAACAGAGCTAGTTAAATCATTAGTAAATTCTAAAATAAAAAAGGGAGATAGCAGTGTAGTGGTCTTTGACCCTCATGGAGATTTTGCTTTAGAGATAGCCAAAGGAATTCAAGATAAAAAGAGATTAATTTTAATTAACCCCTTTATGCATAAAGATAAAATACCAACTATTGATCCATTTAAAACTACAACTAAAGATGAAGAATTGATAGCTCTTAAGTCTCAAGAATTGTTAAGTGCTTTTGAAATTGGACTTGGAATAGAATGGTCAATCAATATGACAGCAGTTTTGATCCCTTGTATCTCAACTATACTTAGAGAAGATCACTTGGGTATCTTTGATTTACAAAGATTTATGGATCCTAATAATAATGCGGACCTTATAAAATTAGGTAAAAAGAGTCCTGTTAAAGGACATAGGATTTTCTTTAAATCTTCGTTTAATATGGATAAATATGAAGTTACTAAAGATGCTATCGGAACTAAATTACAGGTTTTTTTAAATGATGAAAAATTTGCTAATCTTATCAGCGGAGAAAATAAGATTGATGTAGAAAAAGAGATAAACACTCCTGGTCAAATACTTATTTTTCAAACTTCAAAAGCTAAGATGAAAAATACGATGAGTTTATATAACAGATTAATGATGGCGACGATTCAAGGAATTATACTCAAGAGAGAAAAATTATCTCCGCACTTAAGACCTCAAACATTTTTATATCTTGATGAATTCCAGCACTATATTGGTGTAACAATTGAAGAGATACTTACAGATAGTAGAAAGTATGGATGTTCTGTAACCTTAATCCACCAGTCAATATCTCAACTTGATAGTAAATTAAAAAGTATCATCCTTAGTTGTACGAATATTAAGCTTATTGGGAAAAATTCTTATGAAAATCTTAGAATATTGAGTAAAGAGATTCAAGTAGATGTTAAGGAGATGGAGAACCTTAATGTAGGTGAATTTTTCTTAAAAGTTGGCTCAATACCAGCTGTAAAAATAATGCATACAACGAAGTTTCTAGGTAACAAAAATGCTATAAGTTCTAAGAAGTGGAAGAAGCATTTAAAGTATCTCACTAAGCACTATTATAGACCAATTGAAGATGAAAGTTTACAGACAATGAATAATGCCGAGTTTAAACAAACACTTGAAACTGAAGTTCTAGTAGATGAAAGCTCCTTAGTTCCATTTATAGATGAATTTTAA
- a CDS encoding nucleotidyl transferase AbiEii/AbiGii toxin family protein produces MKYIKEFFTLPLEEQQAALSHVATQKGLPLIVVEKDLWVTILLHILFGENGSEGILFKGGTSLSKGFDLIDRFSEDIDVTYSIDTLKQHYGEFENPWNYFDDESNWSNKKLERELLNIKNLGQKYTDDILLRIVEDELSKITNLPFDIVSEGEMTLFIHYPKLLEDMEYGESYVQPVIKVEAGVRSARVPTITRSIDSFFEQVLEKSDPIEVEILRPDRTFWEKATILHAENSRNEPSRIEKRNHMSRHIYDLVKLYNSEYGIMAINNLELLADVVKHKSTFYKDNRADYSNATPENIKIVPTNELNHNFKVDYEDMAKSMIIGSPPTYEELLKILHKIEEAI; encoded by the coding sequence ATGAAATACATTAAAGAGTTTTTTACACTACCATTAGAGGAACAGCAAGCTGCTTTAAGTCATGTTGCAACACAGAAGGGTTTACCCCTTATTGTAGTTGAAAAAGATTTATGGGTAACGATTTTATTGCATATTTTATTCGGAGAAAATGGTTCAGAAGGAATCTTGTTTAAGGGAGGTACTTCTTTATCTAAAGGATTTGATTTAATAGATAGATTTTCTGAAGATATAGATGTTACATACTCTATTGACACATTAAAACAACACTATGGCGAGTTTGAAAACCCTTGGAATTATTTTGATGATGAGAGTAACTGGTCTAATAAGAAATTAGAAAGAGAGCTTTTAAATATCAAGAACCTAGGTCAAAAATATACTGATGATATTTTATTGCGTATTGTTGAGGACGAACTAAGCAAAATTACTAACTTGCCTTTTGACATAGTGTCAGAAGGTGAGATGACACTCTTTATCCATTACCCAAAATTATTAGAAGATATGGAGTACGGGGAGAGTTATGTTCAGCCTGTAATAAAAGTAGAAGCAGGAGTAAGGTCGGCGAGAGTACCAACTATTACAAGAAGTATAGATAGTTTTTTTGAGCAAGTTTTAGAGAAGAGTGATCCTATAGAAGTTGAAATACTTCGTCCTGATAGAACCTTCTGGGAGAAAGCTACAATTTTACATGCTGAAAACTCTAGAAATGAGCCGTCAAGGATAGAGAAGAGAAATCACATGAGCCGACATATCTATGATTTAGTAAAACTATACAATAGTGAATATGGGATAATGGCTATCAATAACCTGGAATTATTAGCTGATGTAGTCAAACACAAATCTACTTTTTATAAAGATAATAGAGCTGATTATTCAAATGCCACACCCGAAAATATAAAGATAGTTCCAACAAATGAGTTAAATCATAATTTCAAAGTAGATTATGAAGATATGGCTAAAAGTATGATAATTGGTAGTCCACCAACTTATGAAGAGCTACTAAAAATTCTTCATAAAATAGAAGAAGCTATTTAA